One genomic segment of Mus pahari chromosome 4, PAHARI_EIJ_v1.1, whole genome shotgun sequence includes these proteins:
- the Pag1 gene encoding phosphoprotein associated with glycosphingolipid-enriched microdomains 1, translating to MGPAGSVLSSGQMQMQMVLWGSLAAVAMFFLITFLILLCSSCDREKKPRQHSGDHENLMNVPSDKDMFSHSATSLTTDALASSDQNGVLTNGDILSEDSTLTCMQHYEEVQTSASDLLDSQDSTGKAKCHQSRELPRIPPENAVDEILTARAADTELGPGVEGPYEVLKDSSSQENMVEDCLYETVKEIKEVADKGQGGKSKSTSALKELQGAPAEGKADFAEYASVDRNKKCRHSTNAESILGTCSDLDEESPPPVPVKLLDENANLPQKGEGQAEEQAAEGPSGHSKRFSSLSYKSREEDPTLTEEEISAMYSSVYKPGQSAHKPGPSRKGPESACHSMKGLPQRSSSSCNDLYATVKDFEKTPTRISTLPPAQRPSEEPEPDYEAIHTLNREDEKVPLETNGHLVPKENDYESIGDLQQCRDITRL from the exons ATGGGCCCTGCAGGAAGTGTACTGAGCAGTgggcagatgcagatgcagatggtCCTGTGGGGAAGTCTGGCTGCCGTGGCCATGTTCTTCCTCATCACCTTCCTCATCCTGCTGTGCTCCAGTTGCGACAG GGAGAAGAAGCCACGGCAGCATAGTGGGGACCATGAGAACCTGATGAATGTG CCTTCCGACAAGGACATGTTCAGCCATTCGGCAACCAGCCTGACAACAGATGCACTGGCTAGCAGCGACCAGAACGGGGTGCTCACCAATGGCGACA ttctttcagaagACAGCACGCTGACCTGCATGCAGCATTATGAGGAAGTCCAGACCTCAGCTTCAGATCtgctggactcccaggacagcACAGGAAAGGCCAAGTGCCACCAGAGCCGGGAGCTGCCCAGGATCCCGCCCGAGAACGCTGTGGACGAGATActcacagccagggctgcagacaCGGAACTGGGGCCGGGAGTGGAGGGGCCCTACGAGGTGCTCAAGGATAGCTCCTCCCAGGAGAACATGGTGGAGGACTGCCTGTATGAAACAGTGAAGGAGATCAAGGAAGTGGCAGACAAAGGCCAGGGTGGCAAATCCAAGTCCACTTCTGCCTTGAAGGAGCTGCAGGGGGCTCCCGCGGAGGGCAAGGCCGACTTTGCTGAATATGCCTCTGTGGACAGAAACAAAAAGTGCCGCCACAGCACGAACGCAGAGAGCATTCTGGGAACTTGCAGTGACCTGGACGAGGAGAGCCCGCCTCCTGTCCCAGTTAAACTTCTGGATGAGAATGCCAACCTTCCAcagaagggagagggacaggCAGAAGAGCAAGCTGCGGAAGGACCCAGTGGACACAGCAAG AGATTTAGTTCCTTGTCGTACAAGTCTCGGGAAGAAGACCCGACTCTTACAGAAGAGGAG ATCTCGGCAATGTATTCCTCAGTGTATAAGCCCGGACAGTCGGCACACAAACCTGGGCCGTCTAGGAAAGGGCCGGAATCTGCCTGCCACTCCATGAAGGGCCTCCCTCAGAGGTCATCGTCTTCCTGTAATGACCTCTACGCCACTGTGAAAGACTTCGAGAAAACTCCCACCAGGATCAGCACACTGCCCCCCGCACAGAGACCCAGTGAGGAGCCAGAGCCTGACTATGAAGCCATACATACTCTAAACAGAGAGGACGAGAAGGTCCCTCTGGAGACCAATGGCCACCTTGTCCCCAAGGAGAATGACTACGAGAGCATCGGGGACTTGCAGCAATGCAGAGACATCACCAGGCTTTAG